From Acinetobacter sp. ASP199, the proteins below share one genomic window:
- a CDS encoding MarR family winged helix-turn-helix transcriptional regulator, with the protein MTKKYAKFLPSTEEFTLENFPYYWVTQVHAQYVLNVDHALKKYGVDNSRRRILLALKAKPHASVSDLSEMVVSKMSTTTKIVYRLKDEGLVDTYSCEDDARITRVVLTEKGHEMFHKINDLTNIVLEQSFEGLTPLQIEKTMESLRHIFKNLAR; encoded by the coding sequence ATGACTAAAAAGTATGCGAAGTTTTTACCTTCAACAGAAGAATTCACCTTAGAAAATTTCCCTTACTATTGGGTTACTCAAGTCCATGCACAATATGTTTTAAATGTTGACCACGCGCTCAAAAAATATGGCGTTGACAATTCACGTCGTCGTATTCTGCTTGCCCTAAAAGCAAAACCACATGCGAGCGTGTCTGACCTTTCAGAGATGGTAGTTTCTAAAATGTCAACAACCACAAAAATTGTCTATCGTCTTAAAGATGAAGGCCTGGTGGATACTTATTCTTGTGAAGACGATGCACGTATTACTCGTGTGGTTCTTACAGAAAAAGGCCACGAGATGTTCCATAAGATTAATGACCTGACCAACATTGTTCTGGAACAGTCATTTGAAGGCTTAACACCGCTCCAAATCGAAAAGACCATGGAAAGTTTACGTCACATCTTCAAAAACCTTGCACGCTGA
- a CDS encoding SOS response-associated peptidase family protein — translation MCANFKPLTLQQLHDLNLPEIPFEYPEEVYPNYQLPLLFKSELGLEWRSVNFGLIPKWAEDKTIGTRTYNARNETLLQKPSFAEATAKCKFGVIPVSEFYESKYFDNKPQRWGVRRKDGKAFYIAAVYEIARVQDEIVRSSTMITMDAIDHPMMKDFHEPGNIKRSVIVIPHQRIDEWLNLKSPNIQSFVEGFPVEEFECSHVPKEVIKKVSPQMNFFE, via the coding sequence ATGTGCGCTAACTTTAAACCGCTCACCTTGCAGCAACTGCATGACCTTAATCTTCCGGAAATTCCATTTGAATACCCAGAAGAAGTCTATCCCAATTATCAGTTGCCTTTGTTATTCAAATCAGAGCTGGGTTTGGAATGGCGCTCGGTGAATTTTGGTTTGATTCCAAAATGGGCTGAGGATAAAACCATCGGTACTCGCACCTATAATGCCCGCAATGAAACCTTGCTACAGAAGCCGAGTTTTGCCGAGGCAACAGCGAAATGTAAATTTGGCGTAATTCCGGTATCGGAGTTTTATGAGTCTAAATATTTTGACAATAAACCACAGCGCTGGGGTGTAAGACGTAAGGATGGCAAAGCATTTTATATTGCCGCTGTATATGAAATTGCGCGCGTGCAGGATGAGATTGTACGTTCAAGCACTATGATTACCATGGACGCAATTGATCATCCTATGATGAAAGATTTCCATGAACCGGGGAATATCAAGCGTTCTGTTATTGTGATTCCACATCAGCGTATAGATGAATGGCTAAATCTGAAATCACCGAATATACAGTCTTTTGTTGAGGGATTTCCCGTAGAAGAGTTCGAGTGTTCACATGTACCCAAAGAAGTGATCAAAAAAGTCAGTCCCCAAATGAATTTCTTTGAATAA
- a CDS encoding aldehyde dehydrogenase family protein codes for MTAYQNLNQQFIGGKWQQGSSIHTIQNLNPYTQQEIFTLQAAGTEDVDAAYQAALEAFEQGALTSVQVRKGLIQNLANIIQRRREEIVDWLIQESGSTRFKANLEVDASLGIIQESAKFPDLIQPEELESRDPARRSIVLRKPLGVIAVISPWNFPFHLSMRSVITAIACGNAVVLKPASDTPVTGGTLLGKLLEEAGTPHGVLNIVAGAGKEIGDYFVEHPIPKMISFTGSTEVGQGVGSKALASSRMKRLALELGGNAPLVILDDADLDLAVELTVMGRFMHQGQICMSTNRVIVDQSLHDAYVDKLIARVKTIPVGDPSLPDTIIGPIINQHQVEMHRKIIEHAIQLDAKLVYEGGIEGNVVAPHIFTHVDPYFDIAQEESFGPILPILKADDEEHALDLANNSRFGLSSAVCTSNIERGERFAAQIDAGMTHINGITVADQPNAPFGGEKNSGLGRFNGRWIFEEFTRTHWMTLPKQ; via the coding sequence ATGACAGCCTATCAAAATCTAAATCAACAATTTATTGGCGGGAAATGGCAACAAGGTAGCTCGATCCACACGATTCAAAATCTTAATCCTTATACCCAACAGGAAATTTTTACCCTACAAGCCGCAGGTACTGAAGATGTAGATGCAGCTTATCAGGCAGCACTTGAAGCGTTTGAGCAAGGTGCCTTAACTTCGGTTCAGGTACGTAAAGGCCTCATCCAGAATCTGGCCAATATTATTCAACGACGTCGTGAAGAGATTGTGGACTGGTTGATTCAGGAATCTGGCAGTACACGCTTTAAGGCAAATCTTGAAGTAGATGCATCACTAGGAATTATTCAGGAAAGTGCCAAATTCCCGGATCTGATCCAGCCAGAAGAACTAGAAAGTCGAGATCCTGCGCGTAGAAGTATTGTGCTACGTAAACCACTCGGTGTGATCGCCGTGATCAGCCCATGGAATTTCCCGTTTCATTTATCTATGCGTTCAGTCATTACGGCCATCGCCTGTGGAAATGCGGTTGTGCTCAAGCCAGCCAGTGATACGCCAGTCACCGGTGGAACACTGCTTGGTAAACTGTTGGAAGAAGCGGGCACACCACATGGGGTATTGAATATTGTGGCCGGTGCGGGCAAAGAAATCGGTGATTATTTTGTCGAACATCCAATTCCAAAAATGATTTCATTTACCGGTTCAACTGAAGTTGGGCAGGGGGTGGGGAGTAAGGCACTGGCAAGTTCCCGTATGAAACGTCTTGCATTGGAACTGGGTGGAAATGCACCGCTGGTGATCTTGGATGATGCAGACCTGGATCTGGCAGTAGAACTCACTGTTATGGGGCGCTTTATGCATCAAGGGCAGATCTGTATGAGCACCAACCGCGTGATTGTCGATCAAAGCTTGCATGACGCCTATGTAGATAAACTGATAGCGCGCGTGAAAACCATTCCTGTGGGTGATCCAAGCTTGCCAGATACCATTATTGGTCCGATTATTAATCAGCATCAGGTTGAAATGCATCGCAAGATTATCGAACATGCCATACAACTGGATGCCAAGCTGGTTTATGAAGGCGGTATAGAAGGAAATGTAGTGGCACCGCATATCTTTACCCATGTCGATCCATACTTTGATATTGCCCAAGAAGAAAGTTTTGGTCCGATTCTACCGATCTTAAAAGCGGATGATGAAGAACATGCATTGGATTTGGCGAATAACTCCCGCTTTGGGCTTTCCAGCGCAGTCTGTACCTCAAATATTGAACGCGGTGAACGATTTGCTGCTCAAATAGATGCGGGTATGACACACATCAATGGAATTACGGTGGCAGACCAACCGAATGCACCATTTGGTGGGGAGAAAAACTCAGGGCTAGGTCGTTTTAATGGACGCTGGATTTTTGAGGAATTTACCCGTACACATTGGATGACCTTACCAAAACAATAG
- a CDS encoding malate synthase G: MTARIQKGKLAIAKELYDFIENEALPGSGLDSETYWKNFEQVVVDLSPKNKALLAKRDAIQAQIDEWHRNNTFELQAYKAFLTEIGYLLPEVEDFQITTENVDEEIALIAGPQLVVPVRNARYCLNAANARWGSLYDALYGFDVISEEDGAEKGKGYNPKRGEKVIAFAKNYLDEIFPLAAGSHADATKYAVEGNALVVTLKDSSTTTVADASKFVGYNGEASAPTEVVLKNNGLHAIIQIDATSPIGQTDAAGVKDVVLEAAVTTIQDLEDSVAAVDAEEKVEGYRNWLGLMRGTLEESIEKNGKTVTRKLNADRTFKNTDGGETKVHGRSLMLLRNVGHLMTNPAILVDGQEIYEGIMDALVTPLLTIADIRGENTIKNSRKGSMYIVKPKMHGPEEVAFAVELFERAEQALGLPAKTLKIGIMDEERRTSVNLKNCIAQAKDRTIFINTGFMDRTGDEIHTFMEAGPFVRKAEVKGQIWFPAYENRNVMVGLQTGLRGKAQIGKGMWPKPDMLLDMYKTKTEHPEAGASCAWVPSPTGAVIHAIHYHQINVANRQQELLATEALPLDDLLTPPLAKDTNWTEEEKLKELENNCQGILGYVVRWVDLGVGCSKVPDINDVGLMEDRATLRISSQHVANWLRHGIVTRAQVEDVMARMAKIVDEQNANDPLYTPMSADLANNIAFQAASDLIFKGGEQPAGYTEPLLHAARLKLKGYTGD; the protein is encoded by the coding sequence ATGACTGCACGTATTCAAAAAGGCAAGTTAGCGATTGCTAAGGAACTTTACGATTTCATCGAAAATGAAGCACTACCAGGTTCTGGTTTGGACAGCGAAACGTACTGGAAAAACTTTGAACAAGTCGTTGTTGATCTTAGCCCTAAAAACAAAGCACTTTTGGCTAAGCGTGATGCCATCCAAGCACAAATTGATGAATGGCACCGCAATAACACATTTGAATTACAAGCTTACAAAGCTTTCTTGACTGAAATTGGCTACTTATTACCAGAAGTAGAAGATTTTCAAATTACGACTGAAAATGTTGACGAAGAAATTGCACTCATCGCAGGTCCACAGCTTGTAGTACCTGTACGTAATGCGCGTTACTGTCTGAATGCTGCGAATGCGCGTTGGGGTTCATTGTACGATGCACTTTATGGCTTTGACGTAATCTCTGAAGAAGATGGCGCAGAAAAAGGCAAGGGCTATAACCCGAAACGTGGTGAGAAAGTAATTGCATTCGCGAAAAATTACTTAGATGAAATTTTCCCATTGGCGGCAGGTTCTCATGCCGATGCCACCAAATATGCAGTTGAAGGCAATGCACTGGTTGTAACGCTCAAAGATAGTTCAACAACAACTGTTGCGGATGCATCTAAATTTGTAGGTTATAACGGTGAAGCGTCTGCACCAACAGAAGTTGTGCTTAAAAACAATGGTCTACATGCGATCATTCAAATTGATGCAACAAGCCCAATTGGCCAAACTGACGCGGCTGGTGTAAAAGATGTCGTTCTTGAAGCGGCTGTTACCACAATTCAAGACTTAGAAGACTCGGTTGCTGCGGTTGATGCGGAAGAGAAAGTTGAAGGCTACCGTAACTGGTTAGGCTTGATGCGCGGTACGCTTGAAGAGTCAATTGAAAAGAACGGTAAAACTGTTACGCGTAAACTGAATGCTGACCGTACCTTCAAAAATACAGATGGTGGTGAAACTAAAGTTCACGGTCGTTCATTAATGTTGCTTCGTAACGTGGGTCACTTGATGACGAATCCAGCGATCCTTGTAGATGGTCAAGAGATCTATGAAGGCATCATGGATGCTCTAGTAACTCCGCTTCTTACGATTGCTGACATCCGTGGCGAAAACACGATTAAGAACTCGCGTAAAGGTTCTATGTACATCGTGAAGCCAAAAATGCATGGTCCTGAAGAAGTGGCATTTGCAGTGGAATTGTTCGAGCGTGCTGAACAAGCGCTTGGTCTACCTGCGAAGACTTTAAAAATCGGTATCATGGATGAAGAACGTCGTACTTCTGTGAACTTGAAGAACTGTATCGCGCAAGCGAAAGACCGTACCATCTTTATTAACACAGGCTTCATGGACCGTACTGGTGACGAAATCCATACCTTCATGGAAGCTGGTCCATTTGTTCGTAAAGCGGAAGTGAAAGGTCAAATTTGGTTCCCTGCTTACGAAAACCGTAATGTAATGGTGGGTCTACAAACAGGTCTACGTGGTAAAGCACAGATTGGTAAAGGCATGTGGCCAAAACCAGACATGTTGCTTGACATGTACAAAACCAAAACTGAACATCCAGAGGCAGGTGCGAGCTGTGCATGGGTACCATCACCAACAGGTGCGGTGATTCATGCGATTCACTACCACCAAATTAACGTGGCAAACCGTCAACAAGAATTGCTTGCAACTGAAGCACTTCCATTGGATGACTTGTTAACACCGCCATTGGCGAAAGACACCAACTGGACAGAAGAAGAGAAGCTGAAAGAGCTTGAAAACAACTGTCAAGGTATCTTGGGTTATGTAGTTCGTTGGGTTGACCTCGGTGTTGGTTGTTCGAAAGTGCCTGATATCAACGATGTAGGCTTGATGGAAGACCGTGCAACTTTACGTATTTCATCTCAACACGTTGCAAACTGGTTACGTCACGGTATCGTAACGCGTGCACAAGTTGAAGATGTAATGGCGCGTATGGCGAAAATCGTGGATGAGCAAAATGCCAATGATCCACTTTACACGCCAATGTCTGCTGACCTTGCAAATAACATTGCATTCCAAGCGGCATCTGATCTGATCTTCAAAGGTGGTGAGCAACCTGCAGGTTATACTGAGCCACTACTGCATGCAGCACGCTTAAAGTTAAAAGGTTATACAGGTGACTAA
- the zapE gene encoding cell division protein ZapE: protein MSDLNSHQHNAFSPLSPAERYAQALSSGQFMPDDAQAIAVHELDRVWVELIQRFKASKKAFRRFRRQTAPKGVYMWGGVGRGKTWLMDQFYDSIPFRRKIRMHFHHFMQHVHRELNKLSGQRNPLDLVADQIYKDAVVICFDEFFVSNVTDAMILSDLFQKLFERGITLVATSNIAPDGLYKNGIHRDRFIPTIELVKKNCVILNVDAGVDYRLRVLKQAQLFKFPLTHDHKNWMAQRFSALTQTQQQSDEPIIINNRIVETVAHTEDVLWCEFAELCLKPRSPADFIEIANIYNTVLVSNVPHLTDFLNDGTRRFIYLVDEFYDRGVKLLLTSEDNIIDIYQGEKLAFEIERTRSRLLEMQSDEYLHSEHRQIEKIASSNVE from the coding sequence ATGTCCGACTTAAATTCACATCAGCACAATGCCTTTAGCCCTTTATCTCCTGCAGAACGTTATGCACAGGCACTGTCTTCGGGTCAGTTCATGCCTGATGATGCACAAGCGATTGCAGTACATGAGCTAGATCGTGTCTGGGTGGAGTTAATTCAACGCTTTAAGGCTTCCAAGAAAGCATTCCGCCGTTTCCGCCGTCAAACCGCGCCAAAAGGTGTGTATATGTGGGGTGGTGTAGGCCGTGGTAAGACCTGGCTGATGGATCAGTTCTACGATTCAATTCCATTTCGCCGTAAAATCCGCATGCATTTCCACCACTTTATGCAGCATGTACATCGTGAACTGAACAAATTATCTGGTCAACGTAACCCGCTCGATTTGGTGGCAGATCAGATCTATAAAGATGCTGTAGTCATCTGTTTTGATGAATTTTTCGTATCGAATGTAACCGATGCCATGATCCTGAGTGATCTGTTCCAGAAACTGTTTGAGCGCGGCATTACCCTGGTCGCGACCTCGAATATTGCACCAGATGGCCTGTATAAAAATGGTATTCACCGTGACCGTTTTATCCCGACCATTGAGCTGGTGAAAAAGAATTGCGTGATTCTAAATGTCGATGCGGGTGTGGATTATCGTCTGCGTGTACTCAAACAGGCACAGTTATTCAAGTTCCCATTAACGCATGATCATAAAAACTGGATGGCACAGCGCTTTAGTGCACTGACCCAGACCCAGCAGCAATCTGATGAACCGATCATCATTAATAACCGTATTGTCGAAACTGTGGCACATACCGAAGATGTATTGTGGTGTGAATTCGCAGAACTGTGCCTGAAACCGCGTAGTCCGGCTGACTTTATTGAAATCGCCAATATCTATAATACGGTACTGGTCAGCAATGTACCGCACCTGACTGATTTCTTGAATGATGGTACGCGCCGTTTCATTTACCTGGTAGATGAATTCTATGACCGTGGTGTGAAATTGCTACTCACTTCGGAGGACAATATCATCGACATCTACCAAGGTGAAAAACTGGCGTTCGAGATTGAACGGACCCGTTCGCGTCTGCTGGAAATGCAATCAGATGAATACTTGCATTCGGAGCATCGCCAGATTGAGAAAATTGCTTCCAGCAATGTTGAATAA